A stretch of Imperialibacter roseus DNA encodes these proteins:
- a CDS encoding ArsR/SmtB family transcription factor: MDKRKFKNNVYGELAKVTKALANPHRMEILDLLAQGPYTVEAIASHSEMTIANTSQHLQVMKGARLVQITRKGNFIYYHLTNERVFTAWRALRELGIHSNAEVEKLMRDYRRGYHSMEPIGTEELLGKLASDDVVLLDVRPEQEYQRGHIHRALSIPMEQLAKRITELSKSKEIIAYCRGPLCVFADEAVELLRGKGFNANRMEEGFPDWAAMGLPIEPTPTEF, from the coding sequence ATGGATAAGAGAAAGTTTAAAAACAATGTTTATGGTGAACTGGCCAAAGTCACCAAAGCATTAGCTAATCCGCACCGAATGGAAATACTTGACTTATTGGCACAGGGTCCATATACAGTTGAGGCCATCGCTTCGCATTCAGAAATGACCATTGCCAATACCTCCCAGCACTTGCAGGTAATGAAAGGTGCCAGGCTGGTTCAGATTACCCGCAAAGGAAATTTTATCTACTATCACCTTACGAATGAAAGGGTGTTTACTGCCTGGAGAGCGCTCAGGGAGCTTGGTATACACAGTAATGCCGAAGTCGAAAAGCTAATGCGTGACTACCGCAGGGGGTATCATTCTATGGAGCCAATTGGTACAGAAGAGCTTCTCGGGAAACTAGCGTCGGACGATGTTGTTTTGCTCGATGTCCGGCCTGAACAGGAGTATCAGCGTGGCCATATTCACAGGGCTCTTTCTATTCCCATGGAGCAGCTTGCCAAACGTATCACCGAGCTATCAAAAAGCAAGGAAATTATTGCATACTGCCGGGGACCTCTTTGTGTTTTTGCCGACGAGGCTGTAGAGCTACTCCGGGGCAAGGGCTTTAACGCTAACCGCATGGAAGAGGGATTCCCGGACTGGGCAGCCATGGGCCTGCCTATTGAACCAACGCCCACTGAATTCTGA
- a CDS encoding AraC family transcriptional regulator — protein sequence MKDQKSIHIKNMVCNRCIMVVDQIFQQAGLETASISLGEVKLAADSVSADKLSALDSLLLKHGFERIDDRKSQLLEQIKAAVIDAIHHHENFEVNINWSHYLSDKLNYDYNYLSSLFSSVTGITLEQYIIRQKVEKVKEFLFYDELSVKEIAYKLGYSSVAHLSSQFKKITGLTPTEFKESRQTDIRTPLDNII from the coding sequence ATGAAAGACCAAAAATCAATTCATATCAAAAACATGGTTTGCAACCGCTGTATCATGGTGGTGGATCAAATCTTTCAGCAAGCAGGACTTGAAACTGCCTCCATCAGTCTTGGCGAGGTGAAACTGGCTGCTGACTCTGTCTCTGCCGACAAGCTTTCTGCACTCGACTCTCTATTACTAAAGCACGGCTTTGAGCGCATCGATGACCGCAAAAGCCAGCTGCTGGAGCAAATTAAGGCCGCAGTGATTGATGCCATACACCATCACGAAAATTTTGAAGTCAATATTAACTGGTCGCACTATCTTTCGGACAAGCTGAACTACGACTACAACTATCTGAGCAGTCTTTTTTCTTCTGTTACCGGAATTACTTTGGAACAATATATCATCAGGCAAAAAGTGGAAAAGGTCAAAGAGTTTCTGTTTTATGATGAGCTTTCAGTGAAAGAAATTGCCTACAAACTAGGCTACAGTAGCGTGGCCCACCTTTCCTCGCAGTTCAAGAAAATAACAGGGCTCACACCAACCGAATTCAAAGAATCCCGACAAACTGATATTAGAACTCCTCTCGACAATATCATATAA
- a CDS encoding helix-turn-helix domain-containing protein: MEQFTEINIKGMVCNRCIFTIKELLQSHGYPVEHVALGKVIFAKPVDNTEKGSVKDLLSLLGFALITDKNEQLLSQIKQSIEEWLSKNGDGARTAKLSSYLSGQLGKNYDSLSEFFVTHEGNTIERYAIALRIEKVKELLVYTDLGLSEIAFKTGFSSAHHLSFQFKKTTGLNTSAYKPLRSVKLKAREAMETM, translated from the coding sequence ATGGAACAGTTTACCGAGATCAATATCAAAGGGATGGTGTGCAACAGGTGCATATTCACTATCAAAGAGCTGCTACAATCCCACGGCTATCCTGTAGAGCATGTTGCCCTTGGTAAGGTAATTTTTGCAAAACCCGTCGATAACACAGAAAAAGGCAGCGTAAAAGACCTGCTGAGCCTGCTGGGGTTTGCACTGATAACGGATAAAAACGAGCAATTACTTTCTCAAATAAAACAGTCTATCGAGGAGTGGCTCAGTAAGAATGGAGATGGAGCCAGAACCGCAAAGCTTTCATCTTATTTGTCGGGCCAACTTGGAAAAAACTATGATTCTTTAAGTGAGTTCTTTGTGACCCATGAAGGAAACACAATAGAGAGATATGCCATCGCCCTAAGAATTGAAAAGGTAAAAGAGTTGCTTGTTTATACTGACCTTGGTTTGTCGGAAATAGCTTTTAAAACCGGGTTCAGCAGTGCGCATCATCTTTCTTTTCAATTTAAGAAGACAACAGGTTTAAATACATCAGCTTATAAACCACTGCGGTCAGTCAAACTCAAGGCAAGGGAAGCTATGGAAACTATGTAA
- a CDS encoding heavy metal translocating P-type ATPase: MTTLEANKVDTDNLSGKLTKESFPVTGMTCAACAVSVESMLANTKGVVGAGVNFATQTAWAQFDNTVASVEDLRQAVQSIGYDLIVDVEDPSEAQAQLQLEHYKSIKKRLTWSAILTLPVVVIGMFFMDWEAGKWISMALSAIILFYFGKNFFVVAWKQAKHGKANMDTLVALSTGIAFVFSVFNTVFPEYWHSRGIHAHVYFEAAVVIITFISLGKLLEEKAKSNTSSAIKKLMGLQPKTVKAIVDGEEVEIPISSVQEGYILIVRPGEKIPVDGEVAEGKSYVDESMITGEPVAVEKTAGAKVFAGTVNQKGSFRMVAKKVGGQTVLASIIKMVQEAQGSKAPVQKLVDKIAGIFVPVVLGISILTFIVWMIFGGDNAFTMALLASITVLVIACPCALGLATPTAIMVGVGKGAENNILIKDAESLELGHKVNAIILDKTGTITEGKPAVTEAIWLSDENLDNHKGILLSMESQSEHPLAEAVVNQLKEEKVAEGSITGFDSLTGRGVTATSGEEVYYVGNRKLVLEKNIIIDDSLSIEASKWQNKANTVVYFTDSKRVIAVLAIADKIKATSKEAIQTLQGRGIEVYMLTGDNNETAAAVSKQVGLKHFKAEVLPSEKAEFVKALQAEGKVVGMVGDGINDSHALAQADVSIAMGKGSDIAMDVAKMTLITSDLNVIPKALMLSKKTVMGIRQNLFWAFIYNLIGIPLAAGVLYPINGFLLDPMIAGAAMAFSSVSVVANSLRLKVAKI, translated from the coding sequence ATGACAACATTAGAAGCAAACAAAGTGGATACAGATAATTTATCTGGCAAACTCACAAAAGAAAGTTTTCCCGTTACGGGAATGACTTGCGCTGCATGCGCAGTAAGCGTGGAGTCGATGCTCGCCAATACCAAAGGAGTAGTGGGGGCAGGCGTTAATTTCGCCACCCAAACTGCCTGGGCGCAATTCGACAACACTGTCGCATCAGTGGAAGATTTACGGCAGGCCGTGCAGTCGATTGGATACGACCTCATTGTGGATGTGGAAGACCCGTCGGAGGCGCAGGCACAACTGCAGCTGGAGCATTATAAGTCAATCAAAAAGAGATTGACCTGGTCGGCGATACTTACACTGCCAGTGGTGGTGATCGGCATGTTTTTTATGGACTGGGAAGCTGGCAAGTGGATATCCATGGCGCTTTCAGCTATCATCCTGTTTTACTTTGGCAAGAACTTCTTTGTCGTCGCCTGGAAGCAAGCCAAGCATGGCAAAGCGAATATGGACACTCTGGTGGCTCTCAGCACCGGTATCGCCTTCGTATTTAGCGTGTTTAATACTGTATTTCCGGAGTACTGGCACAGCAGAGGGATCCATGCCCATGTCTACTTCGAGGCGGCCGTGGTTATTATCACCTTCATTTCGCTGGGCAAGCTTCTGGAAGAAAAGGCAAAGTCAAACACCTCTTCTGCTATCAAAAAGCTGATGGGCCTTCAGCCCAAAACGGTAAAGGCCATTGTAGATGGTGAGGAAGTAGAAATTCCCATCTCTTCGGTGCAAGAAGGCTATATTTTGATTGTAAGACCCGGGGAGAAAATCCCGGTTGATGGCGAAGTGGCCGAGGGCAAATCGTATGTGGATGAAAGTATGATCACCGGCGAGCCTGTTGCAGTGGAAAAAACAGCCGGAGCCAAAGTTTTTGCAGGCACTGTCAATCAAAAAGGCAGCTTCCGAATGGTGGCGAAAAAGGTAGGCGGACAAACTGTGCTTGCCAGCATCATCAAAATGGTGCAGGAAGCCCAGGGCAGCAAAGCACCTGTTCAAAAGCTGGTGGATAAAATTGCCGGCATATTTGTGCCAGTAGTGCTGGGAATTTCTATCCTTACCTTTATTGTGTGGATGATTTTTGGTGGCGACAACGCCTTTACCATGGCGCTGCTTGCTTCTATCACTGTGCTGGTTATTGCCTGCCCCTGTGCGCTTGGGCTGGCCACCCCAACAGCCATTATGGTGGGCGTTGGCAAAGGTGCTGAGAACAATATCCTCATCAAAGATGCGGAGAGCCTGGAGCTGGGGCACAAGGTGAATGCCATCATTCTTGACAAAACCGGTACGATCACGGAAGGCAAGCCAGCTGTGACTGAGGCGATATGGCTGAGCGATGAAAATCTGGATAACCACAAAGGGATATTGCTTAGCATGGAATCCCAAAGTGAGCACCCGCTGGCAGAGGCAGTTGTCAATCAGCTGAAGGAAGAAAAAGTAGCGGAGGGATCGATCACAGGATTTGACAGCCTGACAGGTCGGGGAGTGACAGCAACAAGTGGAGAGGAAGTTTACTACGTGGGCAACCGAAAACTAGTGCTTGAAAAAAACATTATCATTGACGACAGCCTGTCGATAGAAGCTTCTAAATGGCAAAATAAGGCGAACACAGTGGTCTATTTCACAGATAGCAAGCGAGTGATTGCTGTATTGGCTATTGCCGATAAGATCAAGGCAACTTCTAAGGAAGCGATCCAGACGCTGCAAGGGCGTGGCATTGAAGTATATATGCTGACAGGCGACAATAACGAGACGGCGGCGGCGGTGTCGAAGCAGGTAGGGTTGAAACATTTTAAGGCTGAAGTATTGCCTTCCGAAAAAGCGGAGTTTGTCAAGGCCCTGCAGGCTGAAGGAAAAGTAGTCGGCATGGTAGGGGACGGCATCAACGACTCGCATGCGCTGGCGCAGGCCGATGTCAGCATCGCCATGGGGAAAGGTTCCGACATAGCGATGGACGTTGCCAAGATGACCCTCATCACCAGTGACCTTAACGTAATTCCCAAAGCGCTGATGCTGTCGAAAAAGACCGTCATGGGCATACGTCAGAACTTGTTCTGGGCATTTATCTACAACCTGATAGGCATTCCGTTGGCTGCCGGAGTTTTGTACCCCATCAATGGTTTCCTTTTGGATCCAATGATCGCAGGTGCAGCCATGGCCTTTAGTTCAGTATCAGTTGTCGCCAACAGTTTAAGGCTGAAGGTGGCTAAGATTTAA